CGTCGACGCCCCAGAGGCCACCGCAGGCGGCTTGGCCGAAGGTGTGGCCACAGGTGGTGGGTCTGACAGTGTCGGCGAAGGGCGTCTGCCTGGAGCCGCCTCTCTGGAGGTaccttcctcgccgtctgctCTCTTATCTGGAGCCCCAGCgagtctcctccttctgctgCGAAACGGACAATCGGGGGCAGCCGCTCTCGTCGCCGCCATGCAGCAGCACCAAGCTCTGTCAGGTGACGCTGAGGAAGCGCTCGAGGCGGTTTTGGCCGGTGGCTCGAACGTGGGCGATATGGCGAACTCGAGCCGAGGGTTGGAGACAGTTGGGGACGGAACTCGAGGATCAGCGCatacgacgcatgcagcccaCAGCAGCGGGAGAAACGCTGTTGGTGCATGCCCAGCACCAGacagggaaggcgagactgTGGCGGTGCCGACCTCCGTGTTAACAAACAACCCCGCTTCGACTTCAAAGACGATGCCGTCTGTGTATTCTACGCCGGCGTCTGCAGGCTTGTCCCTCACGTCTTCCTCAACTCCGCCGGTGCTTCCAACTCCAAACCCTGGGGCCGGGATGCCGCCGCTCGCGTCCGCGCACGCTGCTTCACCAGCGGTGCCGGGAGATGCGAATCTGCAGTCGCTCTTTTTTTGGGCTCCACAGGCGTGTCCTTTGCAGCCGGGCGCCTTGGCTGTTGAtgcctcagcttcttcctgcgGGGGCGTGGGGAGTTGCAACGGAGGCCCAGCGCCGCCGGGGCCCTCGCCCGTCGCGGAGCTGCTGGACGCTTCGGGCTCTGGGCCTTTCGGCGCAGCGGGTAGTGGCGCCCAACTTGCGGCAGGCCCCTTCGGCGCAGCGACGCCGGCGTCAGCCACGTTCcagcagcagcttctgctgctctctgcgGCGTTTGACCAGATAGGCTCGTCGTCGTTTCCTGTTGTTGGCGGAGAGAACTTTATTGGGTACTCCGCCCTGAGCGCTGCCCGGCCCGACGCCTCGGACCTTTCTGCATCGGGTGGCCCGCCGGCGTCCCTGCCAGTTCTCCTGGCTGCAGCGAATGCAGGTGTGGGGCCCGGCGCAGCAGGGGTCGGAGACCAGCCAGATTTTCTAGCGCTTCTGGGTGGAGGAAGCGCTTCGCGTGAAGGCGCTAGGGACCCGGTTGGAGGCGAGTTGGGCGGAGCAGGGAACTCAGCCACTTCCATGAAAGGAGTGAAGAGACAATTTGTGCAGAACGGGCATGGCACTGCGAGCCAAACACACCCCGAAGAAAACACTCAAGGCCCAGGCAGGAGTGCAGCTGTCGTTGGGAGagcaacgaagaaacagcgcCGAGGCCCGCCTCATAGTGGTGCTGCGGTGTCGAGTGGGGCCCCGTCAGGCGTGCTAGCTGTTCCAGGATGTCTCGGACCCCCATCAGTAGCCAAAGGGCCTGGCAGCGATGAGTTCAACTTGCAACAGCTGCAACAGAGTAGGGATTCACGTCACAGTGCTGACAATGCCTCAGGAATTCCAAACTGGCCTCCCGTGTTCTCAAACGGTAATCATACTTTGGGTGTGGGTACGCGGTCGCCGTCTCCGAGTGTGTGCAGTATTTCTCATGACGCAGGTTTCTTTGGTGCGTCTGGCAGCAATCATGCCgggtctctctccactccggTGTGTCTTCCGCAACTCCCGGGGGCGGCCTCGGCGTCGGAGGGACCTTGTGAAGCCCAGCAGACGCCTCCGGGAAGCATCCCGGAAGCTACAACCCTAGGTGGACTTTCAGCGGCCAGTGGAAACCCGAACTCGACGTTTTCAGTGTCCGCTGGAGGTGGCGTGGCCCCGGCGATTCTGAACCTGTCTTCAGCTTCGCGGACTTCGAGCCAGACGTCTCCCTGCTGTCCGACAGCCCCGGGCTCTCTGCTCTCGGGTGGCTCGGGACCAGCGCTGTTCTTCGCCGGGCCTCCGTCACCTCTCCAGAAAGCGCCCGTCTACGCAGGTGGAAGTGGAAGCGTGTGTGCGAGCAGCGGCGACGCCATCGCTGCTGCGGCACTCCTCCACCTCCGAACCCTTCAGCAGCTGCAAGAGCTGCAACGCCACTTCCAGCGCCCCGGGAGCCTGCCGCCGGCCGTGACACCCGCATGTCTTCCCTCGGGTGTCGCTGGGTGTTCTCCAGCAGGTCTAGGCGCTTCCACACCTGGGACTCACAGCGTCGTCTGTAACAGCAGTGCGTCTCCAGTGCCAGGTGCTTCTCGGGTGCCGAGGAGGCCCGACGGACGAGGCACAGGAGGTGCAGGAGGCGATCCGGGGCCGTCGAAAAGAGGCAGTGTAAGTGTTTCACCGAGTGCGCAACAGTTCGTACTTCTCCAGTTGAAACAACAGCAACCCGGAAGCCACGGTAATGCCCTTTCGCTTGGCACGCAGGGGAACAGCAGCAACCCCGCGCCGGCAGGAGGCGCCGGTGCCCCGCAACAACACCATCCCGGTGTTTGTTACTCGCCTCCCAAGGACGTCTGGCGTGCGAGGATCACCGTCGACGGCCGGCAACACGAGCAGCAATTCTCAGTCAAGCGTCACGGGTTCGAAGAGgctcgcctcctcgcggtCCAATGGCGGGCCCACATGGAGAATCTCCGGCTCGGAGGTGCAGCGAAAGGCAAAGGGAATGCGAGCGCCTCCAGCGCTTCAGCCGCCACAGCGACCTCTCAGGGGTCTTCCCAGTCCTCGCACCAGCCGCCCTTAGGTAGCTTGATGGTCAGTGGCAACTCTGGTATGTCGGGCCCCGGAGCGGGACCCTTAGCTAACCGCGGACTCTGAAACATCGTGGAGCGTGGGTGGATGGTGTGGTGCACCATGTACAACAGGGGGCGGCTTCGATCAGGTGAATGAGGATTTGTAAAAatgcgagaggagagaagtgTAGGGAGAAGATACTTACGGTTGATAGAAATATATTGCAGCGGAATCTAGTGGAAAGTAACATTAGATCCGTGTCAGTTCGGCATGGCTCTGTTCGGTGACACGTGCCTGGTATAGTAACAGGGAACATTTTGAAGAGTGTACGCGCttcgaaaagcgagaaatgCCTGCGCATCTTTCGGCACCATTTGTCGCTGAGCCAGAAATGCCGTCGGTGTTGGAGTTAGAGTGGCTCGATTTTCTTCAGCCGTTCCCGCTTTGTCACGTGCGGGGCCGTTGCATCGCCCTGCTTCACACAGGTGTCTGTCTTCGTTTTGATCTATCTCCAGTGTGGAAAGGAAACGCCTAGTGTCCTGGGCCGCGTTGGAGGCTGAGACGTGCACGGAAGCATTTCTTACTCTCCGAGTTTGCTCGCTCTCGGAGAACAAACAGTTTTTTCAATTTCGTGTATAGTTCTAGGTAAATTTCATCAAGGTTGTGCTTAACCTGAGCTCAGCGGT
This portion of the Toxoplasma gondii ME49 chromosome III, whole genome shotgun sequence genome encodes:
- the AP2III2 gene encoding AP2 domain transcription factor AP2III-2 (encoded by transcript TGME49_253380) yields the protein MINLHQLFRVFSRVSSSASDPSASNPSPASLVSVPALQTLSFPALQQQDLLASLAAASLPGPDSVTMSSSPTSVLNSSFCSLPSSRKPAALPFPATSPKTPHLSDSFPASAISGPSSPGLQELLASPELAAAALASLQKQQLRLALGTERGGCGARGDEHLHSILLQHKATSENAMRWSWHAGRDGAQELDTVPETFDLPLSLSSFLGVAPQQPSSLPRSSLLPPTDFSLTDGTLRVSSSMLPALATGSESGSSRGLNSAQASPSFSSLRGPPVSVPEEEVSGSLEGSPGPFSSGHPPAAPSHPCSTVSGADTQEAEPPLLTLVAVNTPDAQDPAVDGASLCASKEGMRTSSADLGDSLLAPPGHGSAAPLPGRHLGSDATRTTTTTGSGAPESPSLPLARGDCEGAERGLALLEAPVNGFNLAASQSVLGGFAADTRGEAGEKGIAPQSRKARKPGTAVETAGAPEAVRRGRAACNGEAETTGLETAPQQVSTSEETAKSGRELACARAGMDEEEDAAFPSHVVSEFRGPPEISNVFNDLDCSSAVERPQGCLQHAAVQPFLPAVAPEVRPSATTAGRTPMGLWSEAGRVSSLETDTAEIGRRLDGESSGSPDRWGDARLSSPDSVPSSADVPVPSRPQCQEQVPQVDPDSSHPLFASCSAGSSSTAGSASALAGLASPFPPPKSPKTGANDPRMTPSEGEMRAVSGAPPSLHMSPPIPPLALQDSFGECTASSLAGVDAPEATAGGLAEGVATGGGSDSVGEGRLPGAASLEVPSSPSALLSGAPASLLLLLRNGQSGAAALVAAMQQHQALSGDAEEALEAVLAGGSNVGDMANSSRGLETVGDGTRGSAHTTHAAHSSGRNAVGACPAPDREGETVAVPTSVLTNNPASTSKTMPSVYSTPASAGLSLTSSSTPPVLPTPNPGAGMPPLASAHAASPAVPGDANLQSLFFWAPQACPLQPGALAVDASASSCGGVGSCNGGPAPPGPSPVAELLDASGSGPFGAAGSGAQLAAGPFGAATPASATFQQQLLLLSAAFDQIGSSSFPVVGGENFIGYSALSAARPDASDLSASGGPPASLPVLLAAANAGVGPGAAGVGDQPDFLALLGGGSASREGARDPVGGELGGAGNSATSMKGVKRQFVQNGHGTASQTHPEENTQGPGRSAAVVGRATKKQRRGPPHSGAAVSSGAPSGVLAVPGCLGPPSVAKGPGSDEFNLQQLQQSRDSRHSADNASGIPNWPPVFSNGNHTLGVGTRSPSPSVCSISHDAGFFGASGSNHAGSLSTPVCLPQLPGAASASEGPCEAQQTPPGSIPEATTLGGLSAASGNPNSTFSVSAGGGVAPAILNLSSASRTSSQTSPCCPTAPGSLLSGGSGPALFFAGPPSPLQKAPVYAGGSGSVCASSGDAIAAAALLHLRTLQQLQELQRHFQRPGSLPPAVTPACLPSGVAGCSPAGLGASTPGTHSVVCNSSASPVPGASRVPRRPDGRGTGGAGGDPGPSKRGSVSVSPSAQQFVLLQLKQQQPGSHGNALSLGTQGNSSNPAPAGGAGAPQQHHPGVCYSPPKDVWRARITVDGRQHEQQFSVKRHGFEEARLLAVQWRAHMENLRLGGAAKGKGNASASSASAATATSQGSSQSSHQPPLGSLMVSGNSGMSGPGAGPLANRGL